In Falsibacillus albus, one genomic interval encodes:
- a CDS encoding GNAT family N-acetyltransferase: MLIRRAQLKDAKQISRLCFQLGYEIPENQVEVRLEKILSSKYHAVFVEEAQEGLIAGWCHVFGKFLIQDTYAEIGGIVIDEVFRGKGIGTQLMQKCESWSRANGFSQIKLRSGNERSTAHQFYESIGYERLKGQQVFRKIL; encoded by the coding sequence TTGTTGATTAGAAGAGCTCAATTAAAGGATGCAAAACAAATTTCGAGGCTGTGCTTTCAACTGGGGTATGAAATTCCTGAAAATCAAGTAGAAGTGCGATTGGAAAAAATCCTTTCCAGTAAATATCATGCAGTGTTTGTGGAGGAAGCTCAAGAGGGACTTATTGCAGGATGGTGTCATGTGTTTGGGAAATTCCTTATTCAGGATACTTATGCTGAAATCGGTGGGATTGTCATCGACGAAGTTTTCAGGGGAAAAGGGATTGGGACACAGCTTATGCAGAAATGTGAGTCATGGTCAAGAGCGAACGGTTTTTCACAAATTAAATTAAGGTCTGGAAATGAAAGATCGACCGCCCACCAATTTTACGAAAGCATCGGATATGAGAGATTAAAAGGCCAGCAAGTTTTTCGGAAAATTTTGTAA
- a CDS encoding YciI family protein, with protein MLIVDLDFKHPNQEMEQIHEQHLKFLKKYYENKTFMTSGPKLSANGGIIVAGNISRARLEEILKEDPYYQNGFMEFRIIEFSSTLVSSDIGVFFQEEIV; from the coding sequence TTGTTAATCGTCGATCTCGATTTTAAACATCCAAATCAAGAAATGGAACAAATTCATGAACAGCATTTGAAATTTTTGAAAAAGTATTATGAAAACAAAACATTCATGACATCCGGGCCAAAACTGTCCGCCAATGGAGGAATCATCGTAGCAGGAAACATTTCACGAGCCCGTTTAGAAGAAATATTAAAGGAAGATCCATATTATCAGAATGGTTTCATGGAGTTTCGCATCATTGAGTTTTCCTCGACCTTGGTGTCATCAGATATAGGTGTGTTTTTTCAAGAAGAAATCGTATAG
- a CDS encoding TetR/AcrR family transcriptional regulator, with translation MIGIRKKKKQETKNRILKSAKKLFFENGYDYTTTEEIAREAEVASGTIFNYFDSKAEILIEAFADDFMEEMDQHEFQLDQQDLQKAAADLIYDFIDNRIKRYSNISKKIMRQLFSSSFTAFKSKPELLKKMIDLDFMFVDELIVYINEMKARRLLPETFQSNEAAEIIYSILAFEYIIYIFQKDRTLTELMDGIRNKVNFIIKD, from the coding sequence TTGATTGGTATACGGAAGAAAAAGAAGCAGGAAACTAAAAATAGAATTCTTAAATCAGCTAAAAAGCTCTTCTTTGAAAATGGCTATGACTATACAACCACCGAAGAGATTGCTAGAGAGGCAGAAGTCGCATCAGGCACAATCTTCAACTATTTTGACAGTAAGGCAGAAATCCTGATTGAAGCATTTGCCGATGACTTTATGGAGGAAATGGACCAGCATGAGTTCCAACTCGACCAGCAAGACTTGCAAAAGGCCGCAGCCGATCTGATTTATGACTTTATCGATAACCGCATTAAGCGATACAGTAATATTAGCAAAAAAATCATGAGACAGCTGTTTTCTTCATCCTTTACAGCCTTCAAATCAAAGCCGGAGCTATTAAAAAAAATGATAGACCTCGATTTCATGTTTGTCGATGAATTAATTGTTTATATAAATGAAATGAAAGCAAGGCGGCTGCTGCCTGAAACCTTCCAATCGAATGAAGCGGCCGAAATCATTTACAGCATTCTCGCATTTGAATATATCATTTACATTTTTCAAAAGGATCGCACACTGACAGAGTTGATGGATGGGATACGGAATAAAGTGAATTTCATCATTAAAGATTGA
- a CDS encoding GNAT family N-acetyltransferase, with translation MKFPKLETERLRLVEITEKDHLQSYFDIMSMDEVTKFYGMSSLTSLEEARKIIASFHANFQDKRSIRWGIVRKEDGRFIGTVGLNRLEIHNRRCEIGYEIHPDTWKKGYVSEAVKSVLDYSFQQLELFRVGAVTFTVNEPSYRLLLKLGFEKEGLLRGYLYQNEVSNDALIFSMIKPDWLKKNQNNGKW, from the coding sequence ATGAAGTTTCCGAAATTAGAAACAGAAAGATTGCGCCTGGTTGAAATAACCGAAAAAGATCATCTTCAAAGTTATTTTGACATTATGTCCATGGATGAAGTTACAAAATTCTATGGAATGAGCTCCTTGACTTCACTTGAGGAAGCAAGAAAGATCATTGCTTCCTTTCATGCGAATTTTCAGGATAAACGCAGTATTCGGTGGGGGATCGTTCGAAAAGAGGACGGCAGATTCATTGGAACGGTCGGTTTGAATAGGCTCGAAATTCACAATCGCCGCTGCGAAATCGGTTATGAAATCCACCCCGATACTTGGAAAAAGGGATATGTTTCTGAAGCAGTCAAAAGTGTGCTGGATTACAGCTTTCAACAACTTGAATTATTTCGGGTAGGAGCGGTGACATTCACAGTGAACGAACCCTCGTACAGATTATTATTGAAACTTGGCTTTGAAAAGGAAGGTCTGCTCAGGGGCTACCTCTACCAGAACGAAGTCTCAAATGACGCACTTATATTCTCCATGATCAAACCTGATTGGCTGAAAAAAAATCAAAACAATGGAAAGTGGTGA
- a CDS encoding Type 1 glutamine amidotransferase-like domain-containing protein produces the protein MYDRHLFLFGGSPPFTRNLAEKFGSLIPNNKPIAILFVDRPGWQAYMPKYTDALTKWGDSPFTFHPMTDDGNCGDFSDLQRAGGIVIGGGDTVKYHQHIIDTQIGTLIREKYSEGIPIAGFSAGALISPAHCIIPPIDNDWNEHLFLKGLGLVNHCVISVHYRKWDEEANLKAAIHQTKSPVGYGIDDEAGIYFHNEELAFTEGFMTHFEK, from the coding sequence GTGTATGATCGACATTTATTTTTATTTGGCGGAAGCCCTCCCTTTACAAGAAATCTGGCAGAAAAGTTTGGCAGCTTGATCCCAAACAACAAACCGATTGCCATCCTGTTTGTTGATAGGCCCGGCTGGCAGGCATATATGCCAAAATATACGGATGCATTAACTAAATGGGGGGATTCGCCTTTCACCTTTCATCCGATGACAGACGATGGGAACTGCGGAGATTTTTCCGATCTTCAAAGAGCTGGGGGGATCGTTATTGGCGGGGGGGATACAGTAAAATACCATCAACATATCATAGATACGCAGATTGGAACCCTCATAAGGGAGAAATACAGTGAAGGCATTCCCATTGCAGGATTTTCAGCCGGAGCACTCATCTCCCCTGCCCACTGCATCATCCCCCCGATCGACAATGACTGGAACGAGCATCTTTTTTTAAAAGGGCTGGGACTAGTCAATCATTGTGTCATTTCGGTCCACTATCGCAAATGGGATGAAGAAGCCAATCTAAAAGCTGCCATCCACCAAACGAAATCACCAGTTGGTTATGGCATAGACGACGAAGCCGGAATCTATTTTCACAATGAAGAACTTGCCTTCACTGAAGGTTTCATGACACATTTTGAAAAGTAA
- a CDS encoding ribonucleoside-diphosphate reductase subunit alpha, whose product MPALIETQINQTRIKQFKSMLKGIGMEYPALDLQQYEDKMIRSLHLNPEQSDEQWINLLILTAVERISAIEPDWTFVAARIYLMELYQKAVQQRKMPKGSDYGSLPGLIKDLSARGIYDSDLSQSYSHEEMVELEKEIQPANDELFTYIAIVTLADRYLAKTHGGQVMELPQERYMIIAMTLMKNEPKDKRLDLVKEAYWAMSNLYMTVATPTFANAGKSYGQLSSCFIDTVDDSLRGIYDSNTDTSTLSKNGGGIGVYLGKIRSQGSDIKGFKGVSSGVIPWMKQLNNTAVSVDQLGQRQGAIAVYLDAWHRDIFSFLDTRLNNGDERKRTHDLFTGICIPDLFMEIVEERGDWHLFDPHEVRKVMGYSLEDFYDEKKNGEFSKRYRECVYHPFLSKKTVPAIEIMKSILKSQLETGTPYLFYRDAANRGNPNKHKGMIYCSNLCTEIMQNMSPTYVVEEYMADDQILIRKHPGDFVVCNLSSISLAKAVQEDVLERLITIQVRMLDNVIDINQIPVLQAELTNKRYRGIGLGTFGWHHLLALKGIRWESEEAVQYCDELYEEIAYLTIQASQSLAVEKGAYPYCEGSDWKSGKYFEQKSYHSGKWAALKERVKKDGIRNGYLMAVAPNSSTSIIAGSTASIDPIFKQEYSEEKKDYKIPVTAPDLNPKTKWYYKSAYHIDQHWSVKQNAKRQRHIDQSISFNLYVSNDIKAKALLDLHLNAWKSGLKTTYYVRSTSASIIEECESCHS is encoded by the coding sequence ATGCCGGCACTAATCGAAACACAAATTAACCAAACTAGGATCAAACAATTTAAGAGTATGTTGAAAGGGATCGGAATGGAGTACCCTGCTTTGGATCTTCAGCAGTATGAAGATAAAATGATTCGCTCACTCCATTTAAATCCTGAGCAAAGTGATGAACAATGGATCAATCTACTTATACTTACAGCTGTCGAGAGAATTTCAGCCATCGAACCGGATTGGACATTTGTGGCAGCCAGGATTTACTTAATGGAGCTATATCAAAAGGCTGTACAACAGAGGAAAATGCCAAAAGGAAGTGACTATGGATCTCTTCCGGGTCTCATAAAGGACTTGTCTGCAAGAGGGATCTATGATAGCGATCTATCTCAATCATACTCACATGAGGAAATGGTCGAGCTTGAAAAGGAAATTCAGCCCGCAAACGATGAATTATTTACATACATTGCGATAGTGACGCTTGCAGATCGGTATTTGGCCAAAACCCACGGTGGACAAGTGATGGAGCTGCCGCAAGAGCGTTATATGATTATCGCCATGACATTGATGAAGAATGAGCCAAAGGATAAAAGGCTTGACCTGGTTAAGGAAGCATATTGGGCCATGTCCAACCTCTACATGACAGTTGCGACACCTACATTTGCAAATGCAGGGAAATCATACGGCCAGCTCTCCAGCTGCTTCATTGATACGGTTGATGATAGCTTGCGTGGAATCTATGACTCGAATACTGATACCTCGACCTTGAGCAAAAATGGAGGGGGAATCGGTGTTTATCTTGGGAAGATACGATCACAGGGAAGTGATATCAAAGGCTTCAAAGGGGTCAGTTCAGGTGTCATTCCTTGGATGAAGCAATTGAACAATACAGCGGTTTCCGTTGATCAGCTCGGCCAGCGTCAAGGGGCTATCGCCGTATATTTGGATGCATGGCATAGAGACATCTTTTCTTTCCTGGATACGAGGCTCAACAATGGGGATGAGCGTAAAAGGACCCATGACTTGTTTACAGGCATATGCATCCCGGATCTGTTCATGGAAATTGTAGAGGAGCGGGGAGACTGGCATTTATTTGATCCACATGAAGTAAGGAAAGTGATGGGATATTCACTTGAGGACTTCTATGATGAAAAGAAAAATGGTGAATTTTCAAAGCGGTATCGGGAATGCGTGTACCATCCGTTCCTATCGAAAAAGACGGTCCCTGCTATCGAAATCATGAAATCCATATTAAAGTCGCAGCTTGAAACGGGTACACCTTACTTATTTTATCGTGATGCGGCAAATCGCGGGAATCCGAACAAGCATAAAGGGATGATCTACTGCAGTAATCTCTGTACAGAAATCATGCAGAATATGAGTCCGACCTATGTAGTGGAAGAATACATGGCTGATGATCAAATATTGATACGAAAGCATCCTGGTGATTTTGTCGTCTGCAATCTTTCTTCGATTTCGTTGGCTAAAGCAGTTCAGGAGGATGTACTTGAGCGATTGATCACCATCCAGGTGAGGATGCTGGATAACGTCATTGATATCAATCAAATCCCTGTCCTTCAGGCTGAGTTGACAAATAAACGCTATCGCGGAATCGGCTTGGGAACGTTTGGATGGCATCACCTGCTAGCGTTGAAAGGGATAAGATGGGAAAGTGAAGAGGCTGTCCAATATTGTGATGAATTATATGAGGAAATTGCCTATTTGACGATCCAGGCAAGCCAATCCTTAGCAGTAGAAAAAGGGGCGTATCCATATTGCGAGGGATCGGATTGGAAATCAGGAAAGTACTTTGAACAAAAATCTTACCATTCCGGTAAATGGGCTGCATTAAAGGAAAGGGTGAAGAAAGATGGGATCCGGAACGGCTACTTGATGGCGGTTGCCCCGAACTCATCAACTTCCATCATTGCGGGGTCGACGGCAAGCATCGACCCCATCTTCAAGCAGGAATATTCAGAGGAGAAAAAGGATTACAAAATTCCTGTTACAGCACCGGACTTGAATCCAAAAACAAAATGGTATTACAAGAGTGCATATCATATCGACCAGCATTGGAGCGTGAAGCAAAATGCCAAGAGGCAGCGTCATATCGACCAATCGATTTCATTCAATCTTTATGTATCAAATGACATCAAGGCAAAAGCACTGCTTGACCTTCATCTGAATGCATGGAAGTCAGGGTTGAAAACAACTTATTATGTTCGTTCCACATCAGCTTCCATCATTGAAGAATGCGAGAGCTGCCATAGCTAA
- a CDS encoding HAD family hydrolase has translation MVKAVLFDLYETLITEWENKRKKANVSVPALGLDEDLFKQEWSRRRELRMNGSYPDFKSCLRDIFHSFNQTPDENVLEEYLKRREASKAKAFEEVSPDIIHMLSGIKEREIKIGLISNCSPEEVVSWDGHELAPFFDTVLFSFQIKMAKPDPNLYKFACDRLGVSPCESIFIGDNGSDELNGAMRAGVSPFHAVWFKDHWNYCRKSEFEPLTHPSHVLEVINSGYRENKSNRIVLEDKK, from the coding sequence TTGGTAAAAGCCGTATTGTTCGATCTTTATGAAACGTTGATTACCGAATGGGAAAATAAAAGGAAGAAAGCGAATGTATCGGTGCCAGCATTAGGATTGGACGAGGATCTTTTCAAGCAGGAATGGTCGAGAAGAAGGGAGCTGCGAATGAATGGATCGTATCCAGATTTTAAAAGCTGTTTGAGGGATATTTTCCACTCGTTCAATCAAACCCCGGATGAAAATGTACTTGAGGAATACTTAAAGAGAAGGGAAGCGTCAAAAGCTAAAGCTTTCGAAGAGGTTTCTCCGGATATCATCCATATGCTTAGCGGCATAAAAGAAAGGGAGATCAAAATAGGATTGATCAGCAATTGCTCCCCTGAAGAGGTGGTGTCATGGGATGGCCACGAACTGGCTCCATTCTTTGATACAGTATTATTCTCTTTTCAAATAAAAATGGCAAAGCCAGATCCAAATCTATATAAGTTTGCCTGTGACCGACTTGGTGTCTCGCCCTGCGAATCGATTTTTATCGGCGATAATGGCTCTGATGAATTGAATGGAGCGATGAGAGCGGGAGTATCTCCTTTTCATGCGGTTTGGTTCAAAGATCATTGGAATTATTGCCGGAAGTCAGAATTCGAACCATTGACCCATCCTTCTCATGTATTAGAAGTGATCAATTCAGGGTATAGGGAAAATAAGTCAAATAGAATAGTCTTGGAGGATAAGAAATGA
- a CDS encoding metallophosphoesterase family protein, with protein MDRIAVISDIHGNLTALEAVIGNMNERGVTHVICLGDLVGKGPRSSEVVDRIRDLCDVVVYGNWDEGIQKPSEHESVRWQQDQLGEERLAYLGSLPFHVDFYMSGKYVRLFHASAKSVHHRVVPMVHPLEEKMAMFDASPWINSIEEEKSPDVVGFGDIHAALIEPLDPQRTLFNAGSVGNPLDLPQATYAILHGDYLSRESGPFSIEIVRVPYDIEKELHVAQTMNLPDLDYYAIELRDAVYRGTLKQKAK; from the coding sequence ATGGATCGTATCGCAGTGATATCTGATATTCACGGGAATTTGACAGCTTTGGAAGCGGTCATCGGCAACATGAATGAACGAGGCGTCACACACGTCATCTGTCTTGGCGACTTAGTCGGCAAAGGACCGCGCTCTAGTGAAGTGGTGGATCGAATTCGCGATCTATGCGATGTCGTTGTATATGGAAATTGGGACGAAGGCATCCAAAAACCTTCGGAGCACGAAAGCGTCCGATGGCAGCAGGACCAGCTTGGGGAAGAAAGATTGGCTTACTTAGGCAGCCTTCCCTTTCATGTTGATTTTTACATGAGCGGGAAATATGTCCGCCTCTTCCACGCTTCAGCAAAAAGTGTCCATCATCGTGTGGTTCCGATGGTCCATCCACTTGAGGAAAAAATGGCCATGTTTGACGCGTCACCTTGGATCAATTCAATTGAAGAGGAAAAGTCGCCGGATGTCGTAGGTTTCGGTGACATTCATGCAGCACTGATTGAACCGCTGGACCCGCAAAGGACTTTATTCAATGCAGGAAGTGTTGGAAATCCATTGGATCTGCCACAAGCCACCTATGCGATTTTGCACGGGGACTATTTATCTCGTGAATCTGGTCCTTTTTCAATAGAGATTGTCAGGGTGCCATACGATATCGAAAAAGAATTACATGTTGCGCAAACGATGAATTTGCCCGACTTGGATTATTATGCAATTGAATTGCGGGATGCCGTTTATCGTGGAACCCTTAAACAAAAAGCAAAATAA
- a CDS encoding ribonucleotide-diphosphate reductase subunit beta produces the protein MTLLNKRTLLDREAPNASTAIVNGKSSNILNWDDVRFSWAYPKYKRMLANFWTPFEINMSKDIKQFPQLPEKEQETFLKIIGLLALLDSIQTDYAGRVADYLTDSSINALMIILAQQEVIHNHSYSYVLSSIVSKHKQEEVFEYWRTDPVLEKRNRFVTDGYRKFAEEPSIKNLLESIVYDVILEGLFFYSGFAFFYNLARNQKMLATSTMINYINRDEQIHVGLFEKILKEILHENPEYDTDEFNVFVTDTIKYAAELEIEWGRHIIGDQMQGLMMDEVEDYIKFIANKRARQLGFAAPFEGYKSNPLRWIIAYQEVDQGKTDFFEQKSRQYTKATDSNGFDEL, from the coding sequence ATGACTTTGTTGAACAAAAGGACATTGTTGGATCGTGAAGCACCGAATGCATCTACAGCGATTGTGAACGGCAAAAGCTCAAATATATTGAATTGGGATGATGTCAGATTTTCTTGGGCATATCCGAAATATAAAAGAATGCTTGCAAACTTTTGGACGCCATTTGAAATCAATATGTCGAAGGATATTAAACAGTTTCCTCAGCTGCCGGAAAAAGAGCAGGAGACATTCTTAAAAATTATCGGTCTTCTTGCTCTTCTTGACAGCATCCAAACCGATTATGCGGGTAGGGTTGCGGATTATTTGACCGATTCCAGTATAAACGCTTTAATGATCATTCTCGCTCAGCAGGAAGTCATCCATAACCATTCGTATAGCTATGTACTATCGAGCATCGTCTCGAAGCATAAGCAGGAAGAGGTATTCGAGTATTGGCGGACCGATCCCGTCCTTGAAAAGAGAAATCGTTTTGTCACGGACGGCTATAGAAAATTTGCAGAAGAGCCGAGCATCAAGAATCTGCTCGAATCCATCGTATACGATGTCATCCTTGAGGGATTATTCTTTTATTCTGGGTTCGCCTTCTTCTATAACCTTGCACGAAATCAAAAAATGCTGGCTACCAGCACCATGATCAATTACATCAACAGGGACGAGCAAATACATGTTGGGTTGTTTGAAAAGATTCTCAAGGAAATCTTGCATGAGAATCCAGAATACGATACGGATGAATTCAATGTGTTCGTGACAGATACAATCAAATATGCTGCCGAATTGGAGATCGAATGGGGAAGGCACATCATCGGTGATCAGATGCAAGGTTTGATGATGGATGAAGTAGAGGATTATATCAAATTTATTGCCAATAAGCGGGCAAGACAATTAGGTTTTGCTGCACCATTTGAGGGATATAAGTCAAATCCTCTGCGTTGGATCATCGCTTATCAGGAAGTCGATCAAGGCAAGACAGATTTCTTCGAACAGAAATCAAGACAGTACACGAAAGCAACCGATTCCAACGGTTTTGATGAATTGTAA